The Paenibacillus uliginis N3/975 genome has a window encoding:
- a CDS encoding DUF6138 family protein, whose product MNQAAEAFLNDIWSHITAIYDKESQRISEFKDRSRLQAGVYDYLRVVWRKGKFNWAQGKIHIDIYEPLSWSDSSYKFEAGTYIVELTDEILIHDFFPALCDRMDKLFQSDDYGPNFFDYRFEIVFEFEWEQSKLCHSQFLLNEEKLRGLKQTLDIFIDTKILSELPVLPKENDGSFFARHLMNPDLMEQRQEEIEPLIRHLSDKLRTNRERSDKWAYQYTSAFKNWAKERFLNQYFDRSGNFGLDWVLKNESERNELNVQELDFFIYAALQIGPQEPDTREKYLKLAVELGSKQATDYLKQGSGLFECVYNSNLIQGKANDIIQTIEIRIVSEEEAAYREALDFISNLLRQGFPKGYKLKLKSKEKHYLPLKELAKSGHHRFFANAVRYPALFPQLAAYAGLAMEEFAWYQDVEPSEKSVMPGTYAVFGLGLYSDAYFPLVQRYMELVDEEHQSAQDRYAEAFIEAHGVTAEHMPVLVSILLGGNQSAKPVKNIAIDTPELGDALIRELETKEDYEREVVIYRIFGSNKKLAQAAKKESSPLKEQLEQLLVLLG is encoded by the coding sequence TTGAACCAGGCTGCAGAAGCATTTTTGAACGATATATGGAGTCATATTACAGCTATTTACGATAAAGAGAGTCAGAGAATTAGTGAGTTTAAAGACCGAAGTCGGCTTCAGGCGGGAGTATATGACTACCTGAGAGTGGTTTGGAGAAAAGGGAAATTCAACTGGGCCCAGGGCAAAATCCATATCGACATTTATGAACCACTCTCCTGGAGTGACAGCTCTTATAAATTCGAAGCGGGTACTTACATAGTAGAATTGACGGATGAAATTTTAATTCATGATTTTTTCCCAGCTCTGTGTGACCGGATGGATAAACTATTCCAATCGGACGATTATGGCCCCAACTTTTTTGATTACCGGTTTGAAATCGTGTTTGAGTTTGAGTGGGAGCAATCTAAACTGTGCCACTCCCAATTTTTATTAAACGAAGAAAAACTCCGGGGTCTTAAACAGACGCTGGATATCTTTATTGACACAAAAATCTTGTCAGAGCTTCCAGTACTTCCGAAAGAAAATGACGGGTCTTTCTTTGCTCGTCATCTAATGAATCCCGATCTAATGGAACAGAGACAGGAAGAAATCGAACCGCTGATTCGGCATCTTAGTGACAAGCTGCGTACAAATAGAGAGCGAAGTGATAAGTGGGCTTACCAGTATACTTCGGCTTTCAAGAACTGGGCGAAGGAGCGGTTTTTAAATCAATATTTTGACCGATCCGGAAACTTCGGATTGGATTGGGTTCTGAAAAATGAGTCGGAGCGTAATGAACTAAATGTTCAAGAGCTGGACTTCTTCATTTATGCCGCCTTGCAGATCGGTCCCCAGGAACCAGACACTCGAGAAAAGTACTTGAAACTCGCCGTTGAGCTCGGATCGAAGCAAGCAACGGACTATTTGAAACAAGGAAGCGGTCTCTTTGAATGTGTGTATAATAGCAATCTGATTCAAGGAAAAGCCAATGATATTATACAAACCATAGAAATTCGTATTGTATCTGAAGAAGAAGCCGCCTACCGTGAAGCGCTTGACTTTATCAGTAATCTTCTGCGGCAAGGTTTTCCGAAAGGGTACAAGCTTAAGCTGAAGAGTAAAGAAAAGCACTACTTACCGTTAAAAGAGCTGGCGAAGTCAGGTCATCATCGGTTTTTTGCTAATGCAGTGCGTTATCCAGCGTTATTCCCTCAACTTGCAGCATATGCGGGGCTTGCTATGGAGGAATTCGCCTGGTACCAGGATGTGGAGCCTAGTGAGAAATCTGTCATGCCCGGAACCTATGCGGTATTCGGTCTCGGCTTGTACAGTGACGCCTATTTTCCGTTAGTTCAGCGTTATATGGAATTGGTTGATGAGGAGCATCAGTCTGCACAAGACCGCTATGCTGAAGCTTTTATCGAAGCTCATGGCGTTACAGCAGAGCATATGCCTGTATTAGTCTCTATTCTGCTTGGTGGAAACCAATCGGCGAAACCTGTAAAAAACATAGCAATTGATACTCCTGAACTTGGAGATGCACTTATTCGGGAGCTTGAGACAAAAGAAGATTATGAACGTGAAGTTGTAATATACCGCATTTTCGGAAGCAACAAAAAGCTGGCGCAGGCCGCAAAAAAGGAGTCATCTCCTTTAAAGGAACAGCTTGAGCAATTGTTGGT